The following coding sequences lie in one Arachis ipaensis cultivar K30076 chromosome B05, Araip1.1, whole genome shotgun sequence genomic window:
- the LOC107644995 gene encoding uncharacterized oxidoreductase At4g09670 yields the protein MSETPVIRFGVIGCADIARKVSRAIKLAPNATLHAIGSRSIDKARRFAAANGYPEDAKVYGSYEEVLDDPEVDAVYVPLPTSLHVRWAVFAAQKGKHVLLEKPVALNASQFDEIIRACESSGVQLMDGTMWMHHPRTNQMKDFLSDAHRFGQLKSIQTFFTFAADPDFLENDIRAKPDLDALGSLGDEGWYCVRAILWAANYELPKTVIASRNPVFNKAGVIMACGASLHWEDGKVATFYCSFMANLAMDITAVGTKGTLHVHDFIIPYEEKEASFYAASESGFDDLVTKWASQPSKHTVNTDLPQEVLMVREFSQLVTEIKFKNSKPETKWPTISRKTQLVLDAVKASIEKGFEPVQIQE from the exons ATGTCAGAAACGCCGGTAATCCGATTCGGCGTGATAGGATGCGCCGACATAGCCCGGAAAGTGTCACGCGCCATCAAACTGGCTCCTAACGCCACACTCCACGCCATCGGCAGCCGCTCCATCGACAAGGCCCGGCGCTTCGCCGCCGCCAACGGCTACCCGGAGGACGCCAAGGTGTACGGCTCCTACGAGGAGGTTCTGGACGATCCCGAGGTGGACGCCGTGTACGTTCCTCTGCCGACGAGCCTGCACGTGCGTTGGGCCGTGTTTGCAGCTCAGAAGGGGAAGCACGTGCTGCTTGAGAAGCCCGTGGCCTTGAATGCGTCTCAGTTCGATGAGATCATTCGGGCCTGTGAATCCAGTGGGGTGCAGCTCATGGATGGTACCATGTGGATGCACCACCCTAGGACCAATCAGATGAAGGATTTTCTCTCCGATGCGCACCGTTTTGGCCAGCTCAAATCG ATTCAGACCTTTTTTACATTTGCTGCTGATCCTGATTTCCTGGAGAACGACATTCGCGCAAAGCCGGATCTTGATGCTCTTGGTTCCCTTGGCGATGAAGGTTGGTATTGTGTTAGAGCAATCCTGTGGGCTGCCAACTATGAATTACCGAAAACTGTAATTGCCTCGCGCAATCCTGTGTTCAACAAAGCAGGGGTGATAATGGCTTGTGGCGCATCGCTGCACTGGGAAGACGGGAAGGTGGCAACCTTCTATTGCTCCTTCATGGCCAACTTGGCAATGGACATAACTGCCGTTGGAACAAAAGGAACTCTGCATGTTCATGACTTTATCATCCCTTATGAAGAGAAAGAGGCATCGTTTTATGCAGCTTCTGAGTCAGGTTTTGATGACCTTGTGACAAAATGGGCTTCTCAGCCAAGCAAGCATACAGTAAACACTGATCTCCCTCAGGAGGTTCTTATGGTAAGAGAGTTTTCGCAGTTGGTGACCGAAATCAAATTCAAGAACTCGAAACCTGAGACGAAGTGGCCAACAATTAGTAGGAAAACACAGCTGGTCTTAGATGCTGTGAAGGCTTCAATTGAAAAGGGCTTTGAGCCTGTTCAAATTCAAGAATGA
- the LOC107644986 gene encoding uncharacterized aarF domain-containing protein kinase At1g71810, chloroplastic isoform X2, with amino-acid sequence MLSLSTFPSVSYSSLPLRPRVAVSSRRCSVRCAAAADGDSFTAKSGYLFELSATEADSLADYSISKIAAIYYRKPLVVARRLVQTGISFGKWFALRYVDTLMDRSDDMFQVRASELRKILVELGPAYIKIAQAISSRADLIPPSYLDELSLLQDRISPFSTEVAFNMIEQELGSSLVELFSEISPEPVAAASLGQVYQARLRKTGQVVAVKVQRPGVQAAISLDILILRFMAGVIKRAGKFNTDLQGVVDEWASSLFREMDYNNEASNGIKFRQLYGSIPDVVIPLMYMDYTTRKVLVMEWVEGNKLSEVKDLYLIEVGVYCSFNQLLECGFYHADPHPGNLLRTYDGKLAYLDFGMTGEFKQELRDGFIQACLHLVNRDFDALSKDFVTLGLLPPTADKEAVTKALTGVFQNAVAQGVRNISFGDLLGNLGTTMYKFKFRIPSYFSLVIRSLAVLEGIAIGFNPDYKVLGSTYPWIARKVLTDSSPQLKASLETLLYKDGVFRVDRLESLLTESLRAKTEKSLVKQQPGGTDSRMAMKEILSFTLTEKGEYVREIIVQEFAKGFDALGLATLEAAASRVPFSGFLFSSLMTEEDVNNLRTFQRLLLLLSGTRRKEDNKVSQYQNQTLHMENLSLVPTQLESVQEILPVLSIIFELPPESQQQLLQLPANMVRQLISRATARTIRRIFL; translated from the exons ATGCTTTCTCTCTCTACCTTCCCTTCTGTTTCTTACTCCTCTCTCCCTCTTCGGCCGCGTGTCGCCGTTTCTTCCCGCCGATGCTCAGTCAGATGCGCCGCCGCCGCCGATGGGGACTCGTTCACGGCGAAGTCAGGCTACCTGTTCGAGCTGAGCGCCACGGAAGCTGACTCGCTGGCGGATTACAGCATCTCGAAGATCGCCGCCATTTACTACCGGAAGCCTCTGGTGGTGGCTCGGCGCCTGGTTCAGACCGGAATCTCTTTCGGAAAGTGGTTCGCTCTTCGCTACGTTGACACTCTCATGGACCGTTCCGATGATATGTTTCAG GTTAGAGCTTCAGAGCTTAGGAAGATATTGGTAGAACTTGGACCG GCATATATCAAAATTGCCCAGGCTATATCATCTCGAGCT GATTTGATACCACCATCTTATCTGGATGAACTCTCACTCCTGCAAGATCGAATAAGTCCATTTTCTACTGAAGTTGCTTTCAATATGATAGAACAAGAACTGGGATCATCTTTGGTTGAACTTTTCTCAGAGATTTCACCTGAGCCTGTAGCTGCTGCATCCCTTGGGCAG GTGTATCAAGCTAGGCTTCGCAAAACAGGACAGGTTGTCGCTGTCAAAGTGCAAAGACCGGGAGTTCAAGCAGCAATTTCCCTTGATATATTAATCTTGCGTTTTATGGCAGGAGTGATTAAGAGAGCTGGCAAATTTAATACTGATCTTCAG GGAGTTGTTGATGAGTGGGCCTCAAGTCTTTTCCGG GAGATGGACTACAATAATGAAGCAAGCAATGGAATCAAGTTCAG GCAGTTATATGGCTCTATACCTGATGTGGTGATTCCTTTGATGTATATGGACTATACAACGCGCAAAGTTCTCGTGATGGAATGGGTTGAG GGGAACAAGTTGTCAGAAGTGAAGGATCTCTACCTTATTGAG GTAGGAGTATACTGCTCATTCAATCAACTTCTTGAGTGTGGATTCTATCATGCAGATCCACACCCTGGAAATCTTCTTCGAACGTATGATGGAAAATTAGCATATTTAG ATTTTGGTATGACAGGTGAGTTTAAACAAGAATTGCGTGATGGATTCATCCAAGCTTGTCTCCATCTTGTAAATCGCGATTTTGATGCATTGTCCAAGGACTTCGTCACTCTTGG GCTTCTTCCACCGACTGCAGACAAAGAAGCTGTTACAAAGGCTTTGACAG GTGTCTTCCAAAATGCTGTTGCCCAAGGAGTTCGCAATATCAGCTTTGGAGACCTTTTAGGAAACTTAGGAACCACCAT GTATAAATTCAAATTTAGAATACCTTCATACTTCTCTCTTGTCATTCGAAG CCTTGCTGTGCTGGAAGGAATTGCAATTGGATTTAACCCGGATTACAAAGTTTTGGGTAGTACTTACCCTTGGATCGCTCGAAAAGTACTTACTGACAGCTCTCCCCAGCTTAAGGCTTCTTTGGAGACTCTTCTGTATAAG GATGGTGTTTTCAGAGTAGACCGTTTAGAGTCtttgttgacagag TCTCTTCGTGCCAAAACAGAAAAGTCCTTAGTTAAACAACAACCTGGAGGCACTGATTCCAGAATGGCAATGAAGGAAatactttcttttactttaacAGAAAAG GGTGAATATGTGAGAGAAATAATTGTTCAAGAGTTTGCTAAA GGTTTTGATGCACTTGGACTAGCAACCTTGGAAGCAGCTGCTTCAAGGGTTCCTTTCAGCGGATTCCTTTTTTCCTCTTTAATGACCGAAGAAGATGTGAACAACCTCAGAACCTTCCAACGCCTTCTACTCTTGTTGTCAGGGAccagaagaaaagaagataacaaa GTTAGCCAGTACCAGAACCAGACACTTCACATGGAGAACCTATCATTAGTTCCAACTCAACTTGAATCTGTTCAAGAGATTCTTCCTGTTCTATCTATCATTTTTGAG
- the LOC107641578 gene encoding 16.9 kDa class I heat shock protein 1, producing the protein MDWIGSYRGGQRGGDEWRDPFYASPFTGLWDPSNNYYGGGDQTSALSHAHVDWRVRKEDLKVQVEDGNVLQISGERVKESEDTNDKWHRVECRRGSFTRRFRLPENANLENVDCTLRDGVLTVNVPKKVESESQQNKNVRQIHVA; encoded by the exons ATGGATTGGATAGGATCATACCGTGGAGGGCAGAGAGGTGGTGATGAGTGGCGTGACCCTTTCTATGCATCCCCATTCACCGGCTTGTGGGACCCTTCTAACAACTACTATGGCGGCGGTGACCAAACTTCTGCTCTTTCCCATGCTCATGTTGACTGGC GGGTGAGGAAAGAGGACCTCAAGGTGCAAGTGGAAGACGGCAACGTACTCCAGATAAGCGGGGAGAGAGTCAAGGAGAGTGAGGACACCAACGATAAGTGGCACCGCGTGGAGTGCCGCCGAGGAAGCTTCACGAGGCGGTTCCGCCTGCCGGAGAATGCCAACTTGGAGAACGTAGATTGCACTCTGCGGGATGGAGTGCTGACTGTGAATGTGCCAAAGAAGGTGGAGAGCGAGTCGCAGCAGAATAAGAATGTGAGGCAGATCCATGTGGCCTAG
- the LOC107644997 gene encoding protein COFACTOR ASSEMBLY OF COMPLEX C SUBUNIT B CCB3, chloroplastic (The sequence of the model RefSeq protein was modified relative to this genomic sequence to represent the inferred CDS: added 43 bases not found in genome assembly) produces MATQSYLLNSVYLRGWQPSISKSSTFAIPETSKYPTKRNINGSTSRTLQCCSCFKEISEAAAAATTAQNTLDSKAVLNSVKLSIPETSLHYVPSDFMKRLVLADLDPATAKLAIGFLGPFLSAFGFLFILRIVMSWYPKLPVGKFPYVIAYAPTEPLLIATRKLIPPLAGVDVTPVVWFGLLSFLNEILVGPQGLLVLLSQQVN; encoded by the exons GGTGGCAACCTTCAATTTCCAAGTCAAGCACTTTCGCTATCCCA GAAACTTCAAAGTATCCTACTAAACGAAACATCAATGGAAGTACTTCTAGGACCTTGCAATGTTGCTCATGTTTCAAAGAAATATCTGAGGCAGCAGCAGCAGCTACTACTGCACAGAACACACTTGATTCTAAAGCAGTCTTAAACAGTGTCAAACTCAGCATACCTGAGACATCATTACATTATGTTCCCTCAGATTTCATGAAGAGGTTGGTTCTTGCTGACTTGGATCCTGCCACTGCAAAGCTAGCAATTGGGTTTCTAGGCCCTTTTCTCTCAGCATTTGGTTTTCTCTTCATATTGAGGATAGTGATGTCATGGTACCCTAAACTACCTGTGGGGAAGTTCCCTTATGTAATAGCCTATGCTCCCACAGAGCCTCTTCTCATAGCAACAAGGAAACTGATTCCTCCCCTTGCTGGTGTGGATGTTACCCCTGTTGTCTGGTTTGGATTGCTTAGCTTTCTTAATGAGATATTAGTGGGTCCACAAGGATTACTTGTTCTTCTTTCCCAACAAGTCAATTAG
- the LOC107644986 gene encoding uncharacterized aarF domain-containing protein kinase At1g71810, chloroplastic isoform X1, whose product MLSLSTFPSVSYSSLPLRPRVAVSSRRCSVRCAAAADGDSFTAKSGYLFELSATEADSLADYSISKIAAIYYRKPLVVARRLVQTGISFGKWFALRYVDTLMDRSDDMFQVRASELRKILVELGPAYIKIAQAISSRADLIPPSYLDELSLLQDRISPFSTEVAFNMIEQELGSSLVELFSEISPEPVAAASLGQVYQARLRKTGQVVAVKVQRPGVQAAISLDILILRFMAGVIKRAGKFNTDLQGVVDEWASSLFREMDYNNEASNGIKFRQLYGSIPDVVIPLMYMDYTTRKVLVMEWVEGNKLSEVKDLYLIEVGVYCSFNQLLECGFYHADPHPGNLLRTYDGKLAYLDFGMTGEFKQELRDGFIQACLHLVNRDFDALSKDFVTLGLLPPTADKEAVTKALTGVFQNAVAQGVRNISFGDLLGNLGTTMYKFKFRIPSYFSLVIRSLAVLEGIAIGFNPDYKVLGSTYPWIARKVLTDSSPQLKASLETLLYKDGVFRVDRLESLLTESLRAKTEKSLVKQQPGGTDSRMAMKEILSFTLTEKGEYVREIIVQEFAKGFDALGLATLEAAASRVPFSGFLFSSLMTEEDVNNLRTFQRLLLLLSGTRRKEDNKGIIQVSQYQNQTLHMENLSLVPTQLESVQEILPVLSIIFELPPESQQQLLQLPANMVRQLISRATARTIRRIFL is encoded by the exons ATGCTTTCTCTCTCTACCTTCCCTTCTGTTTCTTACTCCTCTCTCCCTCTTCGGCCGCGTGTCGCCGTTTCTTCCCGCCGATGCTCAGTCAGATGCGCCGCCGCCGCCGATGGGGACTCGTTCACGGCGAAGTCAGGCTACCTGTTCGAGCTGAGCGCCACGGAAGCTGACTCGCTGGCGGATTACAGCATCTCGAAGATCGCCGCCATTTACTACCGGAAGCCTCTGGTGGTGGCTCGGCGCCTGGTTCAGACCGGAATCTCTTTCGGAAAGTGGTTCGCTCTTCGCTACGTTGACACTCTCATGGACCGTTCCGATGATATGTTTCAG GTTAGAGCTTCAGAGCTTAGGAAGATATTGGTAGAACTTGGACCG GCATATATCAAAATTGCCCAGGCTATATCATCTCGAGCT GATTTGATACCACCATCTTATCTGGATGAACTCTCACTCCTGCAAGATCGAATAAGTCCATTTTCTACTGAAGTTGCTTTCAATATGATAGAACAAGAACTGGGATCATCTTTGGTTGAACTTTTCTCAGAGATTTCACCTGAGCCTGTAGCTGCTGCATCCCTTGGGCAG GTGTATCAAGCTAGGCTTCGCAAAACAGGACAGGTTGTCGCTGTCAAAGTGCAAAGACCGGGAGTTCAAGCAGCAATTTCCCTTGATATATTAATCTTGCGTTTTATGGCAGGAGTGATTAAGAGAGCTGGCAAATTTAATACTGATCTTCAG GGAGTTGTTGATGAGTGGGCCTCAAGTCTTTTCCGG GAGATGGACTACAATAATGAAGCAAGCAATGGAATCAAGTTCAG GCAGTTATATGGCTCTATACCTGATGTGGTGATTCCTTTGATGTATATGGACTATACAACGCGCAAAGTTCTCGTGATGGAATGGGTTGAG GGGAACAAGTTGTCAGAAGTGAAGGATCTCTACCTTATTGAG GTAGGAGTATACTGCTCATTCAATCAACTTCTTGAGTGTGGATTCTATCATGCAGATCCACACCCTGGAAATCTTCTTCGAACGTATGATGGAAAATTAGCATATTTAG ATTTTGGTATGACAGGTGAGTTTAAACAAGAATTGCGTGATGGATTCATCCAAGCTTGTCTCCATCTTGTAAATCGCGATTTTGATGCATTGTCCAAGGACTTCGTCACTCTTGG GCTTCTTCCACCGACTGCAGACAAAGAAGCTGTTACAAAGGCTTTGACAG GTGTCTTCCAAAATGCTGTTGCCCAAGGAGTTCGCAATATCAGCTTTGGAGACCTTTTAGGAAACTTAGGAACCACCAT GTATAAATTCAAATTTAGAATACCTTCATACTTCTCTCTTGTCATTCGAAG CCTTGCTGTGCTGGAAGGAATTGCAATTGGATTTAACCCGGATTACAAAGTTTTGGGTAGTACTTACCCTTGGATCGCTCGAAAAGTACTTACTGACAGCTCTCCCCAGCTTAAGGCTTCTTTGGAGACTCTTCTGTATAAG GATGGTGTTTTCAGAGTAGACCGTTTAGAGTCtttgttgacagag TCTCTTCGTGCCAAAACAGAAAAGTCCTTAGTTAAACAACAACCTGGAGGCACTGATTCCAGAATGGCAATGAAGGAAatactttcttttactttaacAGAAAAG GGTGAATATGTGAGAGAAATAATTGTTCAAGAGTTTGCTAAA GGTTTTGATGCACTTGGACTAGCAACCTTGGAAGCAGCTGCTTCAAGGGTTCCTTTCAGCGGATTCCTTTTTTCCTCTTTAATGACCGAAGAAGATGTGAACAACCTCAGAACCTTCCAACGCCTTCTACTCTTGTTGTCAGGGAccagaagaaaagaagataacaaa GGAATCATACAGGTTAGCCAGTACCAGAACCAGACACTTCACATGGAGAACCTATCATTAGTTCCAACTCAACTTGAATCTGTTCAAGAGATTCTTCCTGTTCTATCTATCATTTTTGAG
- the LOC107644986 gene encoding uncharacterized aarF domain-containing protein kinase At1g71810, chloroplastic isoform X3 → MLSLSTFPSVSYSSLPLRPRVAVSSRRCSVRCAAAADGDSFTAKSGYLFELSATEADSLADYSISKIAAIYYRKPLVVARRLVQTGISFGKWFALRYVDTLMDRSDDMFQVRASELRKILVELGPAYIKIAQAISSRADLIPPSYLDELSLLQDRISPFSTEVAFNMIEQELGSSLVELFSEISPEPVAAASLGQVYQARLRKTGQVVAVKVQRPGVQAAISLDILILRFMAGVIKRAGKFNTDLQGVVDEWASSLFREMDYNNEASNGIKFRQLYGSIPDVVIPLMYMDYTTRKVLVMEWVEGNKLSEVKDLYLIEVGVYCSFNQLLECGFYHADPHPGNLLRTYDGKLAYLDFGMTGEFKQELRDGFIQACLHLVNRDFDALSKDFVTLGLLPPTADKEAVTKALTGVFQNAVAQGVRNISFGDLLGNLGTTILAVLEGIAIGFNPDYKVLGSTYPWIARKVLTDSSPQLKASLETLLYKDGVFRVDRLESLLTESLRAKTEKSLVKQQPGGTDSRMAMKEILSFTLTEKGEYVREIIVQEFAKGFDALGLATLEAAASRVPFSGFLFSSLMTEEDVNNLRTFQRLLLLLSGTRRKEDNKGIIQVSQYQNQTLHMENLSLVPTQLESVQEILPVLSIIFELPPESQQQLLQLPANMVRQLISRATARTIRRIFL, encoded by the exons ATGCTTTCTCTCTCTACCTTCCCTTCTGTTTCTTACTCCTCTCTCCCTCTTCGGCCGCGTGTCGCCGTTTCTTCCCGCCGATGCTCAGTCAGATGCGCCGCCGCCGCCGATGGGGACTCGTTCACGGCGAAGTCAGGCTACCTGTTCGAGCTGAGCGCCACGGAAGCTGACTCGCTGGCGGATTACAGCATCTCGAAGATCGCCGCCATTTACTACCGGAAGCCTCTGGTGGTGGCTCGGCGCCTGGTTCAGACCGGAATCTCTTTCGGAAAGTGGTTCGCTCTTCGCTACGTTGACACTCTCATGGACCGTTCCGATGATATGTTTCAG GTTAGAGCTTCAGAGCTTAGGAAGATATTGGTAGAACTTGGACCG GCATATATCAAAATTGCCCAGGCTATATCATCTCGAGCT GATTTGATACCACCATCTTATCTGGATGAACTCTCACTCCTGCAAGATCGAATAAGTCCATTTTCTACTGAAGTTGCTTTCAATATGATAGAACAAGAACTGGGATCATCTTTGGTTGAACTTTTCTCAGAGATTTCACCTGAGCCTGTAGCTGCTGCATCCCTTGGGCAG GTGTATCAAGCTAGGCTTCGCAAAACAGGACAGGTTGTCGCTGTCAAAGTGCAAAGACCGGGAGTTCAAGCAGCAATTTCCCTTGATATATTAATCTTGCGTTTTATGGCAGGAGTGATTAAGAGAGCTGGCAAATTTAATACTGATCTTCAG GGAGTTGTTGATGAGTGGGCCTCAAGTCTTTTCCGG GAGATGGACTACAATAATGAAGCAAGCAATGGAATCAAGTTCAG GCAGTTATATGGCTCTATACCTGATGTGGTGATTCCTTTGATGTATATGGACTATACAACGCGCAAAGTTCTCGTGATGGAATGGGTTGAG GGGAACAAGTTGTCAGAAGTGAAGGATCTCTACCTTATTGAG GTAGGAGTATACTGCTCATTCAATCAACTTCTTGAGTGTGGATTCTATCATGCAGATCCACACCCTGGAAATCTTCTTCGAACGTATGATGGAAAATTAGCATATTTAG ATTTTGGTATGACAGGTGAGTTTAAACAAGAATTGCGTGATGGATTCATCCAAGCTTGTCTCCATCTTGTAAATCGCGATTTTGATGCATTGTCCAAGGACTTCGTCACTCTTGG GCTTCTTCCACCGACTGCAGACAAAGAAGCTGTTACAAAGGCTTTGACAG GTGTCTTCCAAAATGCTGTTGCCCAAGGAGTTCGCAATATCAGCTTTGGAGACCTTTTAGGAAACTTAGGAACCACCAT CCTTGCTGTGCTGGAAGGAATTGCAATTGGATTTAACCCGGATTACAAAGTTTTGGGTAGTACTTACCCTTGGATCGCTCGAAAAGTACTTACTGACAGCTCTCCCCAGCTTAAGGCTTCTTTGGAGACTCTTCTGTATAAG GATGGTGTTTTCAGAGTAGACCGTTTAGAGTCtttgttgacagag TCTCTTCGTGCCAAAACAGAAAAGTCCTTAGTTAAACAACAACCTGGAGGCACTGATTCCAGAATGGCAATGAAGGAAatactttcttttactttaacAGAAAAG GGTGAATATGTGAGAGAAATAATTGTTCAAGAGTTTGCTAAA GGTTTTGATGCACTTGGACTAGCAACCTTGGAAGCAGCTGCTTCAAGGGTTCCTTTCAGCGGATTCCTTTTTTCCTCTTTAATGACCGAAGAAGATGTGAACAACCTCAGAACCTTCCAACGCCTTCTACTCTTGTTGTCAGGGAccagaagaaaagaagataacaaa GGAATCATACAGGTTAGCCAGTACCAGAACCAGACACTTCACATGGAGAACCTATCATTAGTTCCAACTCAACTTGAATCTGTTCAAGAGATTCTTCCTGTTCTATCTATCATTTTTGAG